In Halalkalicoccus subterraneus, the DNA window CCGACACTCGCACTGGGCGAAGCGCTGACGTGGAGCGCGGCCGACGGGATCGTCGCGCAGTTCGCGATGACGATCGGCAACGCGGCGCTCGCGACGTCGCTGCTCTTTGCCGATCTGTTCGACGAGGACGTACCGGCCGACGACCTCGCGACGAGCATGGGCGTGATGAACCTGCTTACGGTCCCGCTGGGCGGGATCCCGATGTGCCACGGCTGTGGCGGCCTCGCAGGCAAGTACGAGTTCGGCGCGCGCACCGGCGGGGCGAACGTGATCCTCGGAACGGGTTACATCGCCCTCGCGTTCGTGACGACCGGCGCGCTCGTCGCCGCCTTTCCCCTGGCGATGCTCGGAGTGTTGCTCGCGATCGTCGCGGTCTCACTCGGCGCGAACGTCCGGGAGTCGTCGAACCTCCCGCTCTCGGTCGGTATCGGGCTGCTCGCGCTGGTCTGGAACATCGGGGTGGCGTTCGCGCTGGGGATCTGTGTGTATCTCCTGTTCGAACGCTACCGACGCGGGGCGTGACTCAGGGATCGGTCGGGACGACGGCGGTCGACTGGATCCACGCCCGGTCGTTCTCGGCGTCCTGGATCACGGCGATCGTCCGCGACTCCTGGCGGTACTCGCTGTATCGATATCTGTCCCCCTCCCACGGGCGTTCGGTCAGTTCGTCGGCCACACCGTCCCCTCGGCAGTGAGGTATGATAAGCCTTGACAAATCAGTCCGTCTCCGGGAGTGCGTACGCGCCGGCGACGAGGAAGACGACCGCGAGCCCCGAGAGGATCGCGAGGTCGGTCACCCAGGGCCCACCCGACACCGTGACCTCCCGGACGCCCCGCGAGAAGTAGGTGAGAGGAAGGAGGTCGATCACCGGCCCCATCCACGACGGAAGGAGCGCGGGCGGAACGAACGTCTCGGCGAGAAACAGCATCGGCAGCGCGACGGAGTTGGCGGCGGCGATCACGCCGTCCTGGGAGTCCGCAATCCGGCCCAGAAGCGCGCCGATCCCACAGAAGACCGCCGAGCCGACCAGTACGAACGGGACCAAAAGCGGCGAGAGGGAGAAGGTGGCGTCGGTGAGCAGCCACAGCACGGCGATGAGGATCGCACTCGCGATCCCGACGAGTACGGCGTTGACGAGGGTGTGTGCGAGCAGCCATTCGGTCCTCTTGAGCGGCGTCGTCGCCAGCTTCTCGAATCGGTTTCCCTCGCGGTGGCGCGCGACGGTGCTGCCGACCCGCGAGAGCGGCGTGAACAGGACGACGACCGCGAGGTAGCCCGCGAGATAGTACTCGGGCGGTTCGGTGAACAGTCCGCCGCCCGTGGGATCGGTCGTCACGAGCGCGCCGAAGATGACGATCAGGATCACCGGGAAGAAGAAGGTGAAGAAGACCGCGGTTCGCCGGCGGACGAAGGAGTACCACGCCGCGACGAACTCCGCGCGGGTGCGCGAAAGCGAACTCATCGGGCCCCTCCGACCGGGGCGGGTTCCTCGGCGGCCCGCTCGCCCGCGAGTTCGAGATAGACGTTTTCGAGGGAGGGCTGGGTCCACGAGAGCGACTCGTAGTCGATGTTCGCCCGTTCCAGTGTGGCGACCGCCTCCCCGATCTCCTCGGGACTGATACCGTGGATCGTGAGCGTTCGGTCGCTCGCGGAGACGCGATATCGACTTCCAGCGAGCGCGTCGGCTCCGGCGTCGGTCTCGACGACGAGTCTGCTCTCCCCGCCGTGGTCGGCGACCAGCGCCCCGGGAGAACCGACCTCGACCAGCCGGCCGTCGGCGAGCAGTCCGACCCGATCGGCGAGCTCCTCGGCCTCCTCC includes these proteins:
- a CDS encoding ABC transporter permease is translated as MSSLSRTRAEFVAAWYSFVRRRTAVFFTFFFPVILIVIFGALVTTDPTGGGLFTEPPEYYLAGYLAVVVLFTPLSRVGSTVARHREGNRFEKLATTPLKRTEWLLAHTLVNAVLVGIASAILIAVLWLLTDATFSLSPLLVPFVLVGSAVFCGIGALLGRIADSQDGVIAAANSVALPMLFLAETFVPPALLPSWMGPVIDLLPLTYFSRGVREVTVSGGPWVTDLAILSGLAVVFLVAGAYALPETD